A window of Selenomonas ruminantium subsp. lactilytica TAM6421 contains these coding sequences:
- a CDS encoding D-alanine--D-alanine ligase family protein, with protein sequence MKQDKIVVVMGGTSTEAEVSRRTGKAILDALLEKGYNAEGMELNPKTFAMDIQKAGAKMVFNALHGKFGEDGLLQGTLDMLGIPYTGSGVLAAAITMDKAASKRVFISEGISTPKCHTYNSFEQKRDLAGEIIAEFGLPVVVKAASQGSSIGVYIVEKAEDLAPAIKEAFSYNDEILVEEFIKGREMTVAVWGDEDKKEAFPIIEITTTSGRYDYESKYTKGASAHIIPAPVSEEKTKEMQELAIKTYTACGCKGVARVDMMYSEDETPYVIEVNSVPGMTETSLVPDAGRAMGIEFPELCERLLELAGF encoded by the coding sequence ATGAAACAGGATAAAATCGTAGTTGTTATGGGTGGCACCTCCACCGAAGCCGAAGTTTCCCGCCGCACGGGCAAAGCCATTCTGGATGCTCTGCTGGAAAAAGGCTATAATGCTGAAGGCATGGAACTCAATCCGAAGACCTTTGCCATGGATATCCAGAAGGCTGGGGCCAAGATGGTCTTCAATGCACTGCACGGCAAGTTCGGTGAAGATGGCCTGCTGCAGGGTACCCTCGACATGCTGGGCATTCCCTACACGGGTTCCGGCGTGCTGGCTGCGGCCATCACCATGGACAAGGCCGCTTCCAAGCGCGTCTTCATCAGCGAAGGCATTTCCACGCCGAAATGCCACACCTATAACAGCTTCGAGCAGAAGCGTGACCTGGCCGGGGAAATCATCGCTGAGTTCGGCCTGCCTGTAGTGGTCAAGGCTGCTTCCCAGGGGTCCAGCATCGGCGTCTATATCGTGGAAAAAGCTGAGGATCTGGCGCCGGCCATCAAGGAAGCTTTTTCTTACAACGATGAGATCTTAGTAGAAGAATTTATCAAGGGCCGGGAAATGACCGTAGCCGTCTGGGGCGACGAGGACAAGAAGGAAGCCTTCCCGATCATCGAGATCACCACGACTTCCGGCCGTTATGACTATGAAAGCAAGTACACCAAGGGTGCTTCTGCCCATATCATCCCGGCTCCTGTCAGCGAGGAAAAGACGAAGGAAATGCAGGAACTGGCCATCAAGACCTACACGGCCTGCGGCTGCAAGGGCGTAGCCCGTGTGGATATGATGTACAGCGAGGACGAAACGCCGTACGTCATCGAGGTGAACTCTGTGCCGGGCATGACGGAAACATCTCTGGTTCCCGATGCCGGCCGCGCCATGGGTATTGAGTTCCCGGAACTCTGTGAACGTCTGCTGGAATTGGCAGGCTTTTAA
- a CDS encoding cell division protein FtsQ/DivIB translates to MNEQDFAETTENLQPNRRKRRRSPRRIIKGLMFLGICGGLMSVVVYSPLFTLQRVTLHGNTYLSEEDILTSGRLHKGEPLFQLETDAVTQNLMKDLRIESVIVRRKLPDTLDVELKERMPVATVACEYGYLDLDRQGKVIASYKNLRKMPIPLVTGVAMHDKYIGDDNTDGNVQKVLEFLSLLDAESLNHLSEINITNPNAITAYTNQSVQIRLGNFDRWEEKAKLTKDFLLSLPNARHQIEFVDFSYTAPFIRLKGNLTESEVEVHKGAQ, encoded by the coding sequence ATGAACGAACAGGATTTTGCGGAAACAACAGAAAACCTACAACCGAATCGAAGAAAGCGCCGCCGCAGTCCCCGCCGCATCATCAAGGGGCTGATGTTTTTAGGCATTTGCGGCGGGCTGATGTCTGTGGTCGTCTATTCGCCTCTGTTCACCCTGCAGCGGGTGACGCTTCATGGCAACACTTATCTCAGTGAGGAAGATATCCTGACCAGCGGGCGGCTCCATAAGGGGGAACCTCTCTTTCAGCTGGAGACTGATGCGGTGACGCAGAACCTGATGAAGGATCTGCGCATTGAAAGCGTTATCGTGCGGCGGAAGTTGCCGGACACCTTGGATGTGGAGCTCAAAGAACGCATGCCCGTGGCTACGGTGGCCTGCGAGTATGGCTATCTGGACCTGGACCGGCAGGGCAAGGTCATCGCCAGCTACAAGAATCTGCGCAAGATGCCCATCCCCTTGGTTACCGGTGTGGCGATGCATGATAAGTATATCGGTGACGATAACACGGATGGGAACGTGCAAAAGGTTTTGGAATTCCTGTCCCTGCTGGATGCGGAGTCCCTGAATCATCTGTCGGAAATCAACATCACCAATCCCAATGCGATTACGGCCTATACCAATCAGTCCGTGCAGATACGGCTGGGCAATTTCGACCGCTGGGAAGAAAAGGCCAAGCTCACGAAAGATTTCCTGCTGAGCCTGCCCAATGCCAGACATCAGATCGAATTCGTGGATTTCAGTTATACAGCACCTTTTATCCGGTTGAAAGGAAATTTGACGGAATCAGAAGTTGAGGTGCATAAAGGCGCGCAGTAG
- a CDS encoding PTS lactose transporter subunit IIBC, translated as MEKLIKMVETMKPFFEKVSNNIYLRAIRDGFVSCIPVILFSSLFILVACVPEIFDYKWPEKISTVLWQAYNYSMGMLGILMVATIAKSLTDSINTKMPKLRQINDVSVMIVSIICLLLLAVAPVEGGISTEFMGTKGLLSAFVVAFTVPNIYKFFVKRNITIKLPDEVPHYIAQTFADLIPLSVAVMIYWVFGIVFKEATGMMFGAWILEVFKPLFVAADGYIGLAIIYGAMAMFWFVGIHGPSIVEPAVTAIYIANIEANLQIVSAGGHATNILTHPTSYFVATLGGTGATLMFCAMCAFIAKSKQLRAVGRASIVPVTFAVNEPIIFGAPIVLNPVLFFPFVLTPILNVWVFKFFVDNLGMNAFTYILPWTTPAPIGLIIGTGFAQLAFVLAPLLLVLDAVMYYPFFRVYDAQLVEKEKAGAAEVVVEEAPAVEAAPVVAAEELPSDEKRVLVLCASGATSSMLAKAITKGAEHRNAPVESIAMAYGQHKDVITDFDLVVLAPQMASMYDELKSDCEAKGVKSATTSGREYVGLTRDPDKALDFALALMAH; from the coding sequence ATGGAAAAACTCATCAAGATGGTAGAGACCATGAAGCCTTTTTTTGAAAAGGTTTCCAACAACATCTACCTGAGGGCAATCCGGGATGGCTTTGTGAGCTGCATACCGGTTATCCTGTTCTCGTCCTTATTCATCCTGGTGGCCTGTGTGCCGGAGATTTTCGACTACAAATGGCCGGAAAAGATCAGCACGGTATTGTGGCAGGCCTATAATTACAGCATGGGCATGCTGGGCATCCTGATGGTGGCAACCATCGCCAAAAGTTTGACGGACAGCATCAATACCAAGATGCCGAAATTGCGGCAGATCAACGACGTTTCGGTTATGATCGTCTCCATCATCTGCCTGCTGCTGCTGGCAGTTGCACCTGTGGAAGGTGGGATCTCCACTGAGTTCATGGGCACCAAAGGCCTGCTTTCTGCGTTTGTGGTAGCTTTTACTGTTCCGAATATTTACAAATTTTTCGTAAAGCGCAATATTACCATTAAACTTCCGGACGAAGTTCCTCATTATATCGCCCAGACCTTTGCCGACCTCATCCCCCTGTCGGTGGCGGTCATGATCTACTGGGTATTCGGTATCGTGTTCAAGGAAGCTACGGGCATGATGTTTGGTGCCTGGATCCTGGAAGTATTCAAACCACTGTTTGTGGCAGCTGATGGTTACATCGGTTTGGCCATTATCTACGGCGCCATGGCCATGTTCTGGTTCGTAGGTATCCACGGCCCCTCCATTGTGGAACCGGCAGTGACGGCTATCTATATTGCCAACATCGAGGCAAATCTGCAGATTGTCAGTGCCGGTGGCCATGCCACGAATATCCTGACTCATCCGACCTCTTATTTTGTCGCTACTCTGGGCGGCACGGGTGCAACTCTGATGTTCTGCGCCATGTGCGCTTTTATCGCCAAGTCCAAACAGCTGCGGGCTGTGGGCCGGGCTTCGATTGTGCCGGTCACCTTTGCGGTCAATGAACCCATTATCTTCGGTGCTCCAATCGTGTTGAATCCGGTACTGTTCTTCCCCTTTGTTTTGACACCAATCCTCAATGTCTGGGTGTTCAAATTCTTTGTCGATAATCTGGGCATGAATGCCTTCACCTATATCCTGCCCTGGACCACGCCGGCTCCTATCGGCCTGATCATCGGCACGGGCTTTGCCCAGTTGGCCTTCGTGTTGGCACCGCTGCTCCTGGTGCTGGATGCGGTTATGTACTATCCGTTCTTCCGCGTCTATGATGCCCAGCTGGTGGAAAAGGAAAAGGCTGGTGCAGCAGAGGTGGTTGTGGAAGAAGCTCCTGCTGTGGAAGCTGCTCCGGTTGTGGCTGCGGAAGAACTGCCCAGCGATGAAAAGCGCGTTCTTGTTCTCTGCGCTTCCGGTGCTACCAGCTCCATGCTGGCCAAGGCCATCACCAAAGGGGCTGAGCATCGCAATGCTCCGGTAGAATCCATTGCCATGGCCTATGGCCAGCACAAGGATGTCATCACGGACTTCGATCTGGTGGTGCTGGCTCCCCAGATGGCTTCCATGTATGACGAGCTCAAGAGCGACTGTGAAGCCAAAGGCGTCAAGAGTGCAACTACCAGCGGCCGGGAATATGTGGGACTTACCCGTGATCCGGACAAGGCGCTGGACTTTGCCCTGGCCCTGATGGCTCACTAA
- a CDS encoding S-layer homology domain-containing protein — protein sequence MKKSALIAAVLAATTMSTTAFAAQNPFKDLPEGHWAYDAVTMLAEDGVLEGYGDGTFKGAKLMNRYEMAEVVSKALAKYDTARPADKGAMKKLEKEFANELKDMDVRLKAVESDVQELKKGVSSFKWYGDARLRWIQNKDMKMHDKQGTTKSSQLEKRVRLGIYGEPAKNLSVDGRIKYEDSFMKKDGWGGKNQANWDGNYDNHNSFRLDKISLNWNHAGTKVSVGRTEVSLGQGLLYWENPVDGGYVQHQFGPKVTAMVGVGDISAAGWQDSNIGAQFANITVKASPATTFTFANLHTNTTMETATVGYKTEQGWTQHDDGSWHQDGPLTTTKETKWNKDDYKLNQYAVGMNAQLAPKWNLITEYVRNNAGVLKNKDGIWNRLTYGKLVWNKANTWHVYGEHFAFGGGAVDSLGWQHRLNIAGGSMKNDGFAGDKGVRGWGMGVGYMLAANTNLDLTYYRLKPYDENAAGFTKYDDVAYAALTYSF from the coding sequence ATGAAGAAATCAGCTCTCATAGCAGCCGTCCTGGCAGCAACTACCATGAGCACCACGGCTTTTGCCGCCCAGAATCCCTTCAAGGATCTGCCGGAAGGACATTGGGCTTATGATGCCGTTACCATGCTGGCTGAGGATGGCGTGTTGGAAGGCTATGGCGATGGTACATTCAAGGGTGCGAAACTGATGAACCGCTACGAGATGGCTGAGGTGGTCAGCAAGGCCCTGGCCAAATACGATACGGCCCGTCCTGCTGATAAAGGCGCCATGAAAAAGCTGGAGAAGGAATTTGCCAATGAACTGAAGGATATGGATGTACGGCTGAAGGCTGTGGAAAGCGATGTGCAGGAGCTGAAGAAGGGGGTGTCCAGCTTTAAGTGGTATGGCGATGCCCGTCTGCGTTGGATACAAAACAAGGATATGAAAATGCATGACAAGCAGGGGACCACGAAATCTTCTCAGTTGGAAAAGCGGGTGCGGCTGGGGATTTACGGCGAACCGGCCAAAAATCTTTCCGTGGATGGCCGCATCAAATATGAAGACAGCTTCATGAAAAAAGACGGCTGGGGCGGCAAAAATCAAGCCAATTGGGATGGCAATTACGATAATCATAATTCCTTCCGTCTGGACAAAATCAGCCTGAACTGGAACCATGCAGGGACTAAAGTTTCTGTGGGCCGCACGGAAGTAAGTCTTGGTCAGGGCCTTCTCTATTGGGAAAATCCTGTAGATGGCGGCTATGTGCAGCATCAGTTTGGCCCCAAGGTAACGGCTATGGTGGGCGTAGGGGACATTTCCGCTGCCGGCTGGCAGGATAGCAATATTGGGGCACAGTTTGCCAATATTACCGTAAAGGCCAGCCCGGCAACTACATTTACTTTTGCTAATTTGCATACGAATACAACCATGGAGACTGCAACGGTTGGTTATAAGACGGAGCAGGGCTGGACTCAGCATGATGATGGCAGCTGGCATCAGGATGGTCCCCTGACTACGACGAAGGAAACAAAATGGAATAAGGATGATTATAAACTTAATCAGTACGCTGTGGGGATGAATGCCCAGCTGGCACCTAAGTGGAATCTTATCACAGAATATGTGCGCAATAACGCAGGTGTGCTTAAAAACAAGGATGGTATCTGGAACCGCCTGACTTATGGCAAGTTGGTATGGAATAAGGCTAATACCTGGCATGTTTACGGCGAGCATTTCGCCTTTGGCGGTGGTGCGGTGGATTCTCTGGGCTGGCAGCACCGTTTAAACATTGCCGGTGGCAGCATGAAGAATGATGGCTTTGCCGGGGATAAAGGCGTCCGTGGCTGGGGCATGGGTGTCGGCTACATGTTGGCGGCTAACACCAATTTGGATTTGACCTATTACAGGCTGAAACCCTATGATGAAAATGCTGCCGGTTTCACGAAATATGATGATGTGGCTTATGCCGCTCTGACTTATAGCTTCTGA
- a CDS encoding glycosyl hydrolase 53 family protein yields the protein MRKSTLKSLVLAALTAGSLMMAAPADAAVQVNPIPNLSADFIKGADVSMLPELESLGGKFYDMDGTEMDELALMKKYGINWIRVRIWNDPDHANGGGYTTAERAIAMTKRAHELGMKVLIDFHYSDFWADPGKQWVPKAWEKDSAGKVAKDVYQYTKKVLGDFKQAGHLPEMVQVGNEITNGMIWPLGKLPADDNGKTLASFVASGLKAVHETDPNIRTMIHIDKGGDNAASQNFYNQLIKDNGVNDFDIIGLSYYPFWHGNMDAMRNNINDLAARYGKDVVIVETAFGYTNENFDDTKNAYDAQAEYVGGFRSSVQGQATGLRTIMQSLADVPNGKGIGMFYWEPDWYAVPGAGAFKDKGNEWDNLVMFDNKGKALESWKVFNDVSNPSLPTVKPVFKDVDAVTGDAGKGVPAKLPVKTRVTFSDDHTENLDIAWDNPAPVFNEAGDYTVKGTVTVDGKKHPVTGLISVVDKVNLFKNGNFEAAQNLDGWTITGDQVLNVVTKGGDALDTSAMHYWSDKAFKFTVSQKFTGLADGKYTVAVSTQGGGGQSKYQLTAVTSSGTKAVDIKDTKWNEWHTFTIKDVEVKDGVCTIAVTMEAAPGTWGSLDNFEFYKQK from the coding sequence ATGCGTAAATCAACTTTGAAATCTTTAGTTTTGGCCGCTCTGACGGCAGGTTCCCTGATGATGGCTGCGCCTGCTGATGCAGCCGTACAGGTCAATCCCATTCCCAATCTCAGTGCCGATTTCATCAAGGGCGCTGATGTGTCCATGCTGCCGGAGCTGGAATCCTTAGGCGGCAAGTTCTACGATATGGACGGCACGGAAATGGACGAGCTGGCCCTGATGAAGAAATACGGCATCAACTGGATCCGCGTGCGTATCTGGAATGATCCCGATCATGCCAATGGCGGCGGCTATACCACGGCGGAGCGTGCCATAGCCATGACCAAGCGGGCACATGAACTGGGCATGAAGGTGCTCATTGACTTCCATTACAGCGATTTCTGGGCGGATCCGGGCAAGCAGTGGGTGCCCAAAGCCTGGGAAAAGGACAGTGCTGGCAAGGTAGCCAAAGATGTTTACCAATACACCAAAAAGGTGCTGGGGGATTTCAAACAAGCCGGTCACCTGCCGGAAATGGTACAGGTGGGCAACGAGATCACCAATGGTATGATCTGGCCTCTGGGGAAATTGCCTGCCGACGATAATGGCAAAACATTGGCCTCCTTTGTGGCCAGCGGCCTTAAGGCAGTCCATGAGACAGACCCCAACATCAGGACCATGATCCATATTGATAAGGGCGGGGATAACGCTGCCTCCCAGAATTTCTACAATCAGCTGATCAAGGATAACGGCGTCAATGACTTTGACATCATCGGCCTGTCCTATTATCCCTTCTGGCATGGCAATATGGATGCCATGCGGAATAATATCAACGATCTGGCAGCCCGTTACGGCAAGGATGTTGTCATCGTGGAGACCGCTTTTGGTTACACCAACGAGAACTTTGACGACACGAAAAATGCCTATGATGCCCAGGCTGAATATGTGGGCGGTTTCCGTTCCAGCGTGCAGGGGCAGGCCACGGGCCTTAGAACCATCATGCAGAGCCTGGCCGATGTGCCAAATGGCAAGGGCATCGGCATGTTCTACTGGGAACCGGACTGGTACGCTGTGCCGGGGGCCGGTGCCTTCAAGGATAAAGGCAATGAATGGGACAATCTCGTGATGTTTGACAACAAGGGCAAAGCTTTGGAATCCTGGAAGGTATTCAACGATGTGAGCAATCCGTCCCTGCCCACGGTAAAGCCTGTCTTCAAGGATGTGGATGCGGTAACCGGGGACGCCGGCAAGGGCGTGCCGGCCAAGCTGCCCGTGAAGACAAGGGTGACTTTCAGTGATGACCATACGGAAAACTTAGACATTGCCTGGGATAATCCAGCACCAGTATTCAATGAAGCTGGTGATTATACTGTCAAAGGCACAGTAACGGTGGATGGGAAGAAACATCCTGTTACAGGCCTCATCAGCGTGGTGGATAAGGTGAACCTGTTCAAGAACGGCAACTTTGAAGCCGCCCAGAATCTGGATGGCTGGACCATTACCGGAGATCAGGTGCTGAATGTGGTGACCAAGGGCGGCGATGCTCTGGATACCAGCGCTATGCACTATTGGAGCGACAAGGCCTTCAAGTTCACCGTCAGTCAGAAATTCACGGGCCTGGCTGATGGCAAATACACGGTAGCCGTATCCACCCAGGGCGGTGGCGGTCAGAGCAAGTACCAGCTCACTGCTGTTACCAGCAGCGGCACGAAGGCCGTGGATATCAAGGATACGAAATGGAATGAATGGCATACCTTCACCATCAAAGATGTGGAGGTCAAGGACGGCGTGTGCACGATTGCCGTAACTATGGAAGCCGCCCCGGGCACCTGGGGATCCCTGGACAATTTTGAATTCTACAAACAGAAGTGA
- a CDS encoding tagatose bisphosphate family class II aldolase: MKLHNTNEMLKDAQKNHYAVPAFNIHNLETFQVVVDTASEMRSPVIIAATPSTVRYADKDYLVALTGTAMEKYDIPMSFHLDHHEDVAEIETTVAAGCRSVMIDASRLPYDENVAKVKEVVAFAHTCGASVEAELGKLVGQEDDLVVDDADSAYTNPDDALRYVADTGIDSLAVAIGTAHGLYKGTPKLDFDRLTEIRSRVEIPLVLHGASDVPDELVQKAISLGICKVNVATDLKIPFSNAVKEFFKENPGANDPRKYMTPGKEAMRAIVQHKIEVCGSQNRC, encoded by the coding sequence ATGAAACTGCACAATACCAATGAAATGCTGAAGGATGCCCAGAAGAACCATTACGCGGTGCCGGCTTTCAATATCCACAATCTGGAAACCTTTCAGGTGGTGGTGGATACGGCCAGTGAAATGCGTTCCCCGGTGATTATCGCCGCTACTCCTTCCACCGTGCGCTATGCGGATAAGGATTATCTGGTGGCTCTTACAGGCACGGCCATGGAAAAGTATGACATTCCCATGTCCTTCCATCTGGATCATCATGAGGATGTGGCGGAAATCGAGACCACTGTGGCTGCTGGCTGCCGCAGCGTGATGATTGACGCTTCCCGCCTGCCTTATGATGAGAATGTGGCCAAGGTCAAAGAGGTGGTTGCCTTTGCCCATACCTGCGGGGCTTCCGTAGAGGCAGAGCTGGGCAAACTGGTGGGCCAGGAAGATGATCTGGTGGTGGATGATGCGGACAGCGCTTATACCAACCCCGATGATGCCCTGCGCTATGTGGCAGATACAGGCATTGACAGCCTGGCAGTGGCCATCGGCACGGCCCACGGCCTTTACAAGGGCACACCGAAACTGGACTTTGACCGCCTGACGGAAATCCGCAGCCGGGTGGAGATTCCTTTGGTGCTCCATGGAGCTTCCGATGTACCTGATGAGCTGGTACAGAAGGCCATTTCCTTAGGGATTTGCAAGGTCAATGTGGCTACGGATCTGAAGATTCCCTTCTCCAATGCGGTGAAGGAATTCTTCAAGGAAAATCCTGGTGCCAATGATCCCCGCAAGTATATGACGCCGGGCAAGGAGGCCATGCGGGCCATCGTGCAGCATAAGATTGAAGTATGCGGCAGTCAGAACCGCTGCTGA
- a CDS encoding 1-phosphofructokinase family hexose kinase, giving the protein MILVINLNASLDKRYELVDFAKGKIVRAKSVDNTPGGKGIHVANVDTILGEDTVVTGFLGGKTGEFVAGRLYDYGISGDFVNVAGETRSCLAILTEDGAQTEILEPGPEVSSVELKKFREKYTELLGKADIVVASGSVPRGVPVDFYADLIEEAHAAGKKFLLDTSGDLLARGIEAQPDFIKPNRDEIEALRGYRLQSEADVVREIRHFLEGGIEIAAISLGSEGSLVGVGDEIYRVKVPAIDCQNPVGSGDSYVAGIAAGLSRNLPIEDTLRLGAACGTANALEAESGFVRKQIVEELMLRIDIEKIA; this is encoded by the coding sequence ATGATACTGGTAATAAATTTGAATGCTTCACTGGACAAGCGTTATGAATTGGTGGATTTTGCCAAGGGCAAGATCGTCCGGGCAAAGTCCGTGGACAACACTCCCGGCGGCAAGGGCATCCATGTGGCCAACGTGGATACGATCCTGGGGGAGGACACGGTGGTGACGGGGTTTTTGGGCGGCAAGACCGGGGAATTTGTGGCTGGGCGATTATATGATTATGGCATCAGCGGGGATTTCGTGAACGTAGCCGGGGAAACCCGCTCCTGTCTGGCCATACTGACTGAAGACGGTGCCCAGACGGAAATTTTGGAGCCGGGGCCGGAGGTTAGTTCCGTGGAATTAAAAAAGTTCCGCGAAAAGTACACGGAACTTTTGGGAAAAGCGGATATTGTTGTGGCCTCCGGCAGTGTGCCCAGAGGCGTGCCAGTTGATTTTTACGCTGACTTGATTGAAGAGGCCCATGCAGCCGGGAAGAAATTCCTGCTGGATACCAGTGGCGATCTGTTGGCCAGAGGCATAGAAGCCCAGCCGGATTTTATCAAGCCCAACCGGGACGAGATTGAAGCCCTGCGGGGCTATCGCCTGCAAAGCGAAGCTGATGTGGTGAGAGAGATTCGCCATTTCCTCGAGGGAGGCATTGAGATAGCGGCCATATCCCTGGGCAGCGAAGGTTCGCTGGTGGGGGTAGGCGATGAGATCTACCGCGTGAAAGTGCCTGCGATTGACTGCCAAAATCCCGTGGGTTCCGGGGATTCCTATGTGGCAGGCATTGCCGCAGGACTTTCCCGCAACCTTCCCATAGAGGATACGCTTCGCTTAGGTGCGGCCTGCGGGACGGCCAATGCCTTGGAGGCGGAAAGCGGCTTTGTTCGCAAGCAGATTGTTGAGGAGCTGATGCTTCGGATAGACATTGAGAAGATAGCATAG
- a CDS encoding MurR/RpiR family transcriptional regulator, with the protein MLIKIDHDFHEHLTETEKKVIGFINMNAEKISSMSISDVAEATYSSPATVSRTIKKCGISGFAELRYLITQETEVHQDSIAVNEIFNKSLLEVTQTIEQLSIDTILAVVREIRQAKRIYLLSRGLTEHVADEFSLKLQLQGYNVFANSDPSIMQDMTRRVKNQELVIIFSLSGKTPELLTAAENAASLGARIITITCGAPDTPLARIAHLTAYGFKHSHVSIKNVDATSRLPIYVISRIIIDYLAKQEEEEREKAARKEAAYRREHYF; encoded by the coding sequence ATGTTAATCAAAATCGATCATGATTTCCACGAGCATCTGACGGAAACAGAGAAGAAAGTCATCGGTTTCATCAATATGAATGCGGAGAAGATTTCCTCCATGTCCATCAGCGATGTGGCAGAAGCCACCTATTCTTCTCCAGCCACGGTAAGCCGCACTATCAAGAAATGCGGTATTTCCGGCTTTGCGGAGCTGCGCTACCTTATTACCCAGGAAACAGAGGTACACCAAGACAGCATTGCCGTCAACGAAATCTTCAACAAAAGCCTGCTGGAAGTAACTCAAACCATTGAACAGCTGAGCATTGATACCATTTTGGCCGTGGTGCGGGAAATCCGGCAGGCCAAACGCATCTATCTTCTTTCCCGTGGACTTACGGAGCATGTGGCCGACGAATTTTCCCTGAAGCTGCAATTGCAGGGCTATAATGTCTTTGCCAACAGCGATCCTTCCATCATGCAGGATATGACACGCCGGGTGAAGAATCAGGAACTGGTAATCATCTTCAGCCTGTCCGGCAAAACCCCGGAACTTCTGACTGCCGCCGAAAATGCCGCCTCTTTAGGCGCCAGGATCATCACCATCACCTGCGGCGCCCCGGACACACCTTTAGCCCGCATTGCCCACCTCACCGCCTACGGCTTCAAGCACAGCCATGTGTCCATCAAGAACGTAGACGCCACCTCCCGCCTGCCCATTTACGTCATCAGCCGCATCATCATCGACTATCTGGCCAAGCAGGAGGAAGAAGAACGCGAAAAAGCCGCCCGCAAAGAGGCAGCTTATCGCCGGGAACATTATTTTTAA
- a CDS encoding RpiB/LacA/LacB family sugar-phosphate isomerase — translation MKVALAANDAGAELKESIQEYLTGKGYEIEDFSHEDIFTATENVVEAIQKQGITRGIVIDDYGVAPFMIAAKHHGIVCAPTYEDYTSSMTRRHNSTQIITLGAKVTAEDLSCRLAENFVKTEYDGGRHQIRIDMLNREL, via the coding sequence ATGAAAGTTGCATTAGCTGCCAATGATGCTGGCGCAGAACTGAAGGAAAGCATCCAGGAATATTTGACCGGCAAAGGTTATGAGATAGAGGATTTCTCCCATGAGGATATCTTCACGGCAACGGAAAATGTGGTGGAGGCCATTCAGAAGCAGGGAATCACCCGGGGAATCGTGATTGATGATTATGGTGTGGCACCTTTTATGATTGCCGCCAAGCATCATGGGATTGTCTGTGCACCGACTTATGAGGATTATACGTCCTCCATGACCCGCCGCCATAACAGTACCCAGATCATTACCCTGGGAGCAAAAGTAACGGCAGAAGATCTTTCCTGCCGGCTGGCGGAAAATTTTGTCAAGACGGAATACGATGGCGGCCGTCATCAGATTCGTATTGACATGCTGAACCGGGAACTTTGA
- the lacB gene encoding galactose-6-phosphate isomerase subunit LacB, which produces MRIAIGCDHIVTDIKIKAAEFLKKQGHEVIDVGTYDFIRTHYPIYGRKVGKLVATGEADLGVCICGTGIGINNAAQKVKGVRAACVADVQTAVAAKENLNANVIGCGGRVIGIGSIEYILEAFLQAEYKATPEKDALIAKIDALVPENDCIENDGLFDEYLQKWDEGYYHD; this is translated from the coding sequence ATGAGAATTGCGATTGGCTGTGACCATATTGTTACGGATATCAAGATCAAGGCAGCAGAGTTTTTGAAGAAGCAGGGCCATGAGGTCATCGATGTGGGAACCTATGATTTTATCCGCACCCATTATCCGATTTACGGCCGCAAGGTGGGCAAGCTGGTGGCCACGGGAGAAGCGGATTTAGGCGTTTGCATCTGTGGCACCGGCATCGGCATCAACAACGCTGCGCAAAAAGTGAAGGGCGTACGGGCTGCCTGTGTGGCGGATGTGCAGACGGCCGTTGCGGCCAAAGAAAATCTCAATGCCAATGTGATTGGATGCGGAGGCAGAGTCATTGGGATCGGCTCCATTGAATATATATTGGAGGCGTTTTTGCAGGCAGAGTATAAGGCTACGCCGGAAAAGGATGCTTTGATTGCGAAGATTGATGCTCTTGTCCCGGAAAATGACTGCATTGAGAATGACGGGCTTTTTGATGAATATCTGCAAAAGTGGGATGAGGGTTACTACCATGATTGA
- a CDS encoding PTS lactose/cellobiose transporter subunit IIA, giving the protein MSMTKDEMAMIAMEIVAYAGDARTKFLAAMDAIGEKDFAKAEALIKEGDDLILNAHNQQTELITKEAAGEEIEIGFLTVHAQDHLMTAMLLSDMDKRFLKMFREK; this is encoded by the coding sequence ATGTCTATGACAAAAGATGAAATGGCTATGATTGCGATGGAGATTGTGGCTTATGCGGGGGATGCGCGGACTAAGTTTTTGGCGGCTATGGATGCCATTGGGGAGAAGGATTTTGCCAAGGCAGAAGCGCTGATCAAAGAGGGGGATGATCTGATCCTGAATGCCCATAATCAGCAGACGGAACTGATTACGAAGGAGGCTGCCGGGGAGGAGATTGAGATTGGCTTCCTGACGGTGCATGCTCAGGACCATCTGATGACGGCGATGCTGCTGTCGGATATGGACAAGCGGTTCCTCAAGATGTTCCGGGAGAAATGA